A single genomic interval of Stieleria maiorica harbors:
- a CDS encoding tetratricopeptide repeat protein, which translates to MGTSTTSPPTPDSISEFHEKKLKNRREEWQVNQRLAVISALTFAGILLLGAASYFYNSRAIAGTLRMQAEQAAADGDLKEELRWWSRYLMIVPDDTDVILRQAFAADDAAEKASSDDFPDALADARRQLSESLALLPKSLADEQLEIRKRLIRRLVQAGGYWFREAEHQIVDELDADPDDAFANKALAFALYGQHKSDLAGRKTPQSPRVDTYWHWLADQNPLLVLRRAAPLSSEGELDLIGCLLEMSRTNPEFIRENDSIAAIARRQPSRVQQWLQEIGDRDQVIRQSLVALRTLNTGRANLLLYSYGVRGDEADQKDAESLLMRSAPDAAARLQKLIADGDATPDSETSSDAVTAPVDERKLLRQVPSQYWDYELLMNAARLASSKAFGETTAESNAENGSGGQADQNRLGELASQWFETLMDSDLPEVTAGMRESTFHFAGLHALTMGDDGLALQIWRRGLKEIDGNNLDLNSVIVMQLAQSAGTDAELQAAHEAVDSFGRAIDAEKNRLLLSTTRELSQAKRNQMVREIDMAMWRYNVASAELSTRGARGTKEISAAIDQLEQALKSDAAVTPREKALVASNLAAFYTRMEMWDQAAHVLSIALELMPNDLELRARAGQAWAKAGNHQRAAENWRFVSGSNQLDVRVRAAKAEFDVQLQTPPDARDFSRLRTMTSRLQQDLDKVLAEKNSSTENADDEIAELESTVRLLALSVPPEGGSLEKHLASRTHALNVDRLADELPDSAQVQGYAAERLAAIDLVDRAEQRLVEMEAILGIDALPVLMVRARIDAARGKPAEAAKRLLGKAGSSPQEQVRIAHAASALFLMANDMKNSYEALQRVPEDHRLPVDFYRLYRLADQLASSAPEASEAASYRKQAEQWTDKLRLMKSTGDEGSRSADPGSYWRMIVVEQEMSELRDVDGTISRNDPKVRELTELLDEILVQRPHWGRALSMQGQLLAVLGRSEEAVEQLRTGIAAGDRTYETRQLLLEQLVKLGRGDEVYGELKKLANPLPAVASLYSTSDIREDLGRGDLLAAVDRARKSIEDHPNDMFPLAVFAQVSSAAVDLHRQARSLGNESEMLSKEQEIALIDEAREALKKAESLSQENEFVIAEAALQLEFRHGTPEAIDATWARIEQSSLPSHQRAVLHARYLLSKGDLDGAIEKLDLSNQMMPSISKLLQLAQLYQTQNRSSELIETLRRAVRLAPDREDVRTELAKALVIHAAADTDWDEVESLLQDGSRSIANSRFLYAVLLSARGGEEELQQALAISRELSADEQVSNHGADALQFSVLHKLIEQLDSSDTTEESTLRDRYLDEMRQVARHLSEAENASSVDLHRYAAFLLQYGNDDDLESVKSIAIRLRAVPDGIVASLDLLIRYSQRSGNFDDVSRVVQDWATKVKSEQSGLRPGEVESTAGRVLMRFELNEEALDWYKNAYELNPDAVGSYVIALGASQQHHKAAEIAAAHYEKHGDVTSARLLVETLLAANSIRSITKHSALVISSIKRHDRDAPLLEGVATLLTQQGKPEEAVKLYHRVLALDPLRVRSLNNIAMAYAEIPGMAVEGITPIDRALKLTRRNPELLDTKGFVLMKAGRVNEALEVFDEAIQSVGGSEPRYQFHKILAFKALGRDKDAQQLWKQLDVKALDLNGLTKEEQKQLQEMVDNSQTLQVN; encoded by the coding sequence ATGGGAACATCAACGACTTCGCCGCCAACCCCCGACTCCATCTCGGAGTTTCACGAAAAAAAGTTGAAGAACCGCCGTGAAGAGTGGCAGGTCAACCAACGCTTGGCTGTGATTTCAGCGTTGACGTTCGCGGGCATCCTGCTGTTAGGAGCGGCATCGTATTTCTACAACTCCAGAGCGATCGCGGGGACGCTTCGGATGCAGGCGGAACAAGCTGCCGCCGATGGCGATCTGAAAGAGGAGCTTCGGTGGTGGTCGCGGTATTTAATGATCGTCCCGGATGACACCGACGTGATCCTGAGACAGGCATTCGCAGCAGATGATGCCGCGGAGAAGGCCTCAAGCGACGATTTCCCCGATGCCCTGGCCGACGCACGTCGACAACTCTCCGAATCGCTCGCGCTCCTTCCCAAAAGTCTCGCTGACGAGCAATTGGAGATTCGCAAACGGCTCATTCGCCGTCTCGTTCAAGCCGGTGGCTATTGGTTTCGCGAAGCGGAACACCAAATCGTTGACGAACTCGATGCAGATCCCGACGATGCTTTTGCCAATAAGGCACTTGCGTTCGCCTTGTATGGGCAACACAAATCAGATCTCGCTGGGCGGAAAACTCCGCAGTCGCCCCGTGTGGACACGTACTGGCACTGGCTGGCCGACCAGAACCCACTGTTGGTTCTGCGGCGGGCCGCTCCACTTTCATCCGAAGGCGAACTCGATTTGATCGGATGTCTGCTGGAGATGTCGCGTACCAATCCGGAGTTCATTCGAGAAAACGATTCCATTGCTGCCATCGCTCGACGGCAACCGTCCCGTGTCCAACAATGGCTGCAGGAAATCGGAGACCGAGACCAGGTGATCCGCCAATCCCTCGTCGCCCTGCGGACGCTGAACACGGGCCGCGCAAACCTGCTCCTCTACTCCTATGGGGTGCGAGGCGATGAAGCCGATCAAAAGGACGCCGAATCCCTCCTGATGAGATCCGCGCCGGATGCAGCGGCAAGGTTGCAGAAATTGATCGCCGACGGCGACGCAACACCTGATTCTGAGACCTCCAGCGATGCCGTCACCGCGCCGGTCGACGAACGCAAATTGTTGCGGCAAGTACCATCTCAGTATTGGGATTACGAGTTGTTGATGAATGCAGCTCGTTTAGCCAGCTCCAAAGCCTTCGGTGAAACAACAGCGGAATCGAACGCGGAAAACGGTTCCGGTGGTCAAGCCGATCAAAACCGTTTGGGCGAACTCGCGAGCCAATGGTTTGAAACGCTGATGGATTCCGATCTGCCCGAAGTCACCGCGGGAATGCGTGAGAGCACGTTCCATTTCGCCGGACTTCACGCCCTGACGATGGGCGACGACGGTCTTGCGCTACAGATCTGGCGTCGCGGATTGAAAGAAATCGATGGCAACAACTTGGATCTCAATAGCGTAATCGTGATGCAGTTGGCCCAGTCGGCTGGGACCGATGCCGAGCTACAGGCCGCTCATGAGGCGGTCGATTCCTTTGGCCGCGCCATCGATGCCGAAAAAAACCGGCTGCTGCTGTCCACCACCAGAGAGCTCTCTCAGGCGAAGCGGAATCAGATGGTGCGCGAGATCGACATGGCCATGTGGCGTTACAACGTCGCCAGCGCTGAACTCAGCACTCGCGGTGCCCGTGGGACAAAAGAGATCTCCGCGGCAATCGACCAGCTGGAACAAGCGCTCAAAAGTGACGCCGCCGTCACACCCCGAGAGAAGGCACTGGTGGCATCGAACCTCGCAGCGTTTTACACGCGGATGGAGATGTGGGATCAAGCGGCGCATGTCTTGTCGATCGCACTGGAATTGATGCCCAACGACCTCGAGCTGCGGGCACGCGCAGGGCAAGCCTGGGCGAAAGCGGGGAATCACCAGCGGGCTGCTGAAAACTGGCGTTTCGTCAGCGGAAGCAACCAACTTGATGTTCGCGTGCGAGCCGCGAAAGCCGAATTTGACGTCCAACTCCAGACTCCCCCTGACGCGCGGGACTTCTCCAGGCTGCGGACCATGACCAGTAGGCTCCAGCAGGACCTGGACAAAGTTCTGGCGGAAAAGAATTCGTCTACTGAAAACGCCGACGACGAAATCGCCGAGCTCGAATCAACGGTCCGACTTCTGGCATTGTCAGTGCCTCCGGAGGGTGGATCACTAGAGAAACACTTGGCGTCGCGAACACACGCACTGAATGTAGATCGATTGGCCGACGAGTTGCCCGACAGCGCCCAAGTCCAAGGCTATGCCGCCGAGCGATTAGCGGCGATCGACCTGGTGGACCGAGCGGAGCAACGGCTGGTGGAGATGGAGGCGATCCTGGGAATTGACGCTCTTCCTGTACTGATGGTGAGGGCTCGGATCGATGCCGCCCGCGGGAAACCCGCCGAGGCGGCGAAGCGACTATTGGGAAAGGCCGGCAGTAGCCCCCAAGAGCAGGTGAGGATCGCACACGCAGCGTCCGCGTTGTTCCTCATGGCCAACGACATGAAGAACTCGTACGAGGCGCTGCAGCGAGTTCCCGAGGACCATCGGCTTCCTGTCGACTTTTACCGCTTGTACCGATTGGCGGATCAGCTCGCATCATCCGCACCTGAAGCTTCCGAGGCCGCATCTTATCGGAAGCAAGCAGAGCAATGGACCGACAAATTGCGACTGATGAAAAGCACCGGGGACGAGGGATCACGGTCGGCTGACCCGGGATCGTATTGGCGAATGATCGTGGTTGAGCAGGAAATGAGTGAATTGCGAGACGTCGACGGAACGATTTCGCGGAATGACCCCAAGGTGCGAGAACTGACGGAATTGCTCGACGAAATCTTGGTTCAACGGCCGCATTGGGGGCGAGCCCTTTCAATGCAGGGCCAACTCTTGGCAGTCTTGGGCCGTTCCGAAGAGGCTGTCGAGCAACTTCGCACGGGCATCGCGGCCGGTGATAGGACTTACGAGACGCGTCAATTGCTGCTTGAGCAGTTGGTGAAACTGGGAAGAGGTGACGAGGTCTACGGCGAGTTAAAAAAATTGGCCAATCCGTTGCCTGCCGTCGCCAGTTTGTACTCGACCAGCGACATCCGGGAAGACCTCGGACGCGGAGATTTGCTGGCCGCCGTGGATCGTGCGCGCAAGAGTATCGAAGACCATCCCAACGACATGTTTCCCCTCGCGGTGTTCGCTCAGGTCTCATCTGCCGCTGTGGATTTGCACCGGCAAGCGAGGTCATTGGGTAACGAAAGCGAAATGCTGAGCAAAGAACAGGAAATCGCGTTGATCGACGAAGCGCGAGAGGCGCTGAAAAAAGCGGAGTCACTCTCCCAGGAGAATGAGTTCGTCATCGCCGAGGCCGCATTGCAACTTGAGTTTCGCCACGGGACGCCCGAAGCGATTGACGCGACCTGGGCAAGAATCGAGCAGTCGTCTCTGCCCTCACATCAACGAGCAGTACTACATGCCCGGTACTTGCTCTCCAAGGGTGACCTTGATGGTGCAATCGAGAAGCTGGACTTGTCCAATCAAATGATGCCATCGATCTCAAAATTGCTTCAGTTGGCTCAGTTGTATCAAACACAAAACCGATCGTCCGAGCTTATCGAAACGCTTCGCCGTGCGGTTCGACTGGCCCCTGATCGTGAAGATGTGCGGACCGAACTGGCCAAAGCACTTGTGATTCATGCGGCAGCAGACACCGACTGGGACGAAGTGGAAAGTCTGTTGCAGGACGGGAGTCGAAGCATTGCCAACAGCCGCTTCCTCTATGCGGTCCTCTTGAGCGCACGTGGCGGAGAGGAAGAACTACAGCAGGCCCTTGCGATTTCTCGTGAACTTTCTGCTGACGAACAGGTTTCCAATCATGGTGCCGACGCACTTCAGTTTTCGGTACTGCATAAATTGATCGAGCAATTGGATTCCAGTGACACCACGGAGGAATCGACGCTCCGCGATCGATACCTCGATGAGATGCGCCAAGTAGCTCGGCATTTGTCGGAAGCCGAAAACGCGTCTTCGGTGGACCTCCATCGGTATGCCGCGTTCTTATTGCAGTACGGGAACGATGACGATCTTGAATCGGTAAAGTCCATCGCGATTCGGTTGCGTGCGGTCCCGGACGGAATCGTTGCATCACTCGATTTGTTGATCCGATACAGCCAGCGTTCCGGTAATTTTGATGACGTTTCGCGTGTCGTCCAGGATTGGGCGACAAAGGTAAAAAGCGAACAGTCCGGCCTCCGCCCCGGTGAGGTCGAGTCGACCGCGGGACGTGTTTTGATGAGATTCGAATTAAATGAGGAAGCTCTGGATTGGTATAAGAACGCCTACGAATTGAATCCGGACGCGGTGGGAAGCTATGTGATTGCGTTGGGGGCATCTCAGCAACATCACAAAGCCGCCGAAATCGCCGCGGCACACTATGAAAAGCACGGTGATGTAACATCCGCTCGATTGTTGGTCGAAACGCTGTTGGCGGCTAATTCGATTCGGTCGATCACGAAACACTCCGCCTTGGTGATTTCATCGATCAAACGGCATGATCGGGATGCTCCCTTGCTGGAAGGTGTCGCAACGCTGCTGACGCAGCAAGGTAAACCCGAAGAAGCAGTCAAGCTGTACCACCGAGTTTTGGCGCTGGATCCGCTACGCGTCCGATCGCTTAACAACATTGCGATGGCGTACGCGGAAATCCCGGGGATGGCTGTCGAAGGAATCACACCGATCGATCGAGCTTTGAAACTGACGCGACGCAATCCCGAACTGTTGGACACCAAAGGCTTCGTTCTGATGAAAGCCGGTCGCGTCAACGAAGCGTTGGAAGTATTCGACGAGGCCATCCAATCCGTCGGCGGTTCCGAGCCGCGTTATCAGTTTCACAAGATTCTGGCCTTCAAGGCCTTGGGCCGCGACAAGGACGCGCAGCAGTTGTGGAAACAACTTGATGTCAAAGCCCTTGATTTGAATGGACTCACCAAGGAAGAACAAAAACAGCTTCAAGAGATGGTGGATAACTCCCAAACACTACAAGTCAACTGA